In Triticum aestivum cultivar Chinese Spring chromosome 5B, IWGSC CS RefSeq v2.1, whole genome shotgun sequence, the following proteins share a genomic window:
- the LOC123113640 gene encoding uncharacterized protein: MSSASFAPAPPCRVLLLCCTLPLPPHQCRPAAAALSHPPVLLPLSQRPPPQLKPSLPTLCAVMAVTAEADALLPSTREPSPHDGAPPPGSVPARPDLNLNEPAEDGEGHGGDAGCSRSGGESADGSAAPSAHDGAAATPLPERVVGAGRVLRSIDLNQRAGDDEGGGGAADRSRRGGKSAAQGRAHGDAATTPLPERLAEGTCGAAKEESYAFLKSLWDNRMPMAGLGFHPTEQELLDHLRAKLMDDGINSHPLIGEFITTIQDEDGICHTHPENLPGVTKDGSAKYFFHRTSNAYTTGKRKRRQIQGELTWHQTGKGCPVTVDGRVMGYKKFMVLYNWRQHRRESDKWVMHQFHIGERWDEEGELVVSKIFCHPAKEKEKARSSARRSTRETMVRY, translated from the exons ATGTCATCCGCCTCTTTTGCCCCAGCTCCGCCCTGCCGCGTGCTGCTACTCTGCTGCACGCTGCCGCTGCCTCCCCATCAATGCCGCCCTGCAGCTGCTGCTTTATCTCACCCTCCCGTGCTCCTCCCCCTCAGCCAACGCCCGCCTCCCCAGCTCAAACCCTCTCTGCCGACCCTGTGCGCTGTCATGGCGGTGACGGCGGAGGCTGACGCACTCCTTCCATCCACGCGCGAGCCCAGCCCCCACGACGGCGCCCCACCGCCGGGTTCGGTTCCTGCGCGGCCGGACCTAAATTTGAACGAACCTGCTGAAGACGGCGAGGGCCACGGCGGGGATGCCGGTTGCTCGAGAAGCGGCGGTGAAAGCGCCGATGGATCTGCGGCGCCTTCTGCACATGACGGTGCCGCCGCGACGCCACTTCCTGAAAGG GTTGTGGGTGCAGGCAGAGTCCTGCGAAGCATAGATCTAAACCAGCGAGCAGGcgacgacgagggcggcggcggggctgccgATCGCTCGAGAAGGGGCGGTAAAAGCGCCGCCCAAGGACGTGCACATGGCGATGCCGCCACGACGCCTCTGCCTGAAAGG CTAGCTGAAGGTACGTGTGGAGCAGCGAAAGAAGAATCTTATGCATTCTTGAAGAGTTTGTGGGATAACCGGATGCCTATGGCTGGCCTCGGTTTCCATCCGACTGAACAGGAGCTGCTCGACCATCTTCGGGCGAAGCTAATGGATGACGGAATCAATTCTCATCCACTCATTGGCGAGTTTATAACAACCATACAGGACGAAGACGGCATATGCCACACTCATCCCGAAAATCTTCCAG GCGTTACAAAGGACGGCAGCGCAAAGTATTTCTTCCATCGCACATCCAATGCGTACACGACTGGCAAAAGGAAGAGGCGCCAGATACAGGGGGAACTGACGTGGCATCAGACGGGAAAAGGCTGTCCCGTTACCGTCGACGGTCGAGTGATGGGATACAAGAAGTTCATGGTTCTGTACAATTGGAGGCAACACAGGCGGGAGAGTGACAAATGGGTGATGCACCAATTCCATATCGGCGAACGGTGGGATGAGGAGGGAGAGCTGGTCGTCAGCAAGATCTTCTGCCACcccgcaaaagaaaaagaaaaagcaagATCTTCTGCCAGACGAAGCACCCGTGAGACGATGGTAAGGTATTAG